In the genome of Phlebotomus papatasi isolate M1 chromosome 2, Ppap_2.1, whole genome shotgun sequence, one region contains:
- the LOC129800958 gene encoding peritrophin-1-like → MKWLIVLSVFVASTMAQDWEILPRCEGKDWQYFPDPGSDCRSYFRCENGHPVRHYCDQGLLFDTNTMSCNWEQSVNCPPAHHPDPPFPEPPIQHPPQHPPPQNAPSPAGTCPPHEDPQFPTHLADNNDCTKFFKCLNGLPIPQNCPAGTHWNDTKKFCDYPGNAQCWKRIRFIR, encoded by the coding sequence ATGAAGTGGTTGATTGTGTTGAGTGTTTTTGTGGCCAGTACTATGGCTCAAGATTGGGAGATCCTGCCAAGGTGTGAAGGCAAGGACTGGCAGTACTTCCCAGATCCCGGAAGTGACTGCCGTAGTTATTTCCGCTGTGAAAATGGGCATCCTGTGAGACACTATTGCGACCAGGGTCTGCTCTTTGACACCAATACTATGTCCTGCAACTGGGAACAGTCTGTGAATTGCCCACCTGCCCACCATCCTGATCCTCCCTTCCCTGAGCCACCAATTCAGCATCCTCCTCAACATCCACCACCTCAGAATGCTCCATCTCCGGCTGGTACTTGCCCACCGCACGAGGATCCACAGTTCCCCACTCACTTGGCAGACAACAATGACTGCACCAAGTTCTTCAAGTGCCTCAACGGACTTCCCATTCCTCAAAATTGCCCAGCGGGAACACACTGGAATGATACCAAGAAGTTCTGCGACTACCCAGGAAATGCCCAGTGCTGGAAGCGCATCAGGTTCATCCGTTGA
- the LOC129804146 gene encoding peritrophin-1-like encodes MFTKSVILVTLLGGALAAVSKPTCNENLTEDYVQDPEACNRYYRCVNGQMHDFSCPFGMHWQQEERKCVLEGQSTCRMRPNDIPDWPPIYPQPTTAPPNTPPTAPPTCAPGVMVAWPDNHDCRRFYLCIEGDLWHMWCQPGTRFDYMTRRCDPNAICVPGAVVGLEEI; translated from the exons ATGTTCACAAAAAGCGTGATTTTAGTGACACTTTTGGGAGGTGCATTGGCTGCAGTCAGCAAGCCAACATGCAACGAAAATTTAACTGAGGATTACGTGCAAGATCCTGAGGCTTgcaatcgatactatcgatgTGTCAATGGGCAGATGCATGACTTTTCCTGCCCCTTTGGGATGCACTGGCAGCAAGAAGAACGCAAATGTGTCCTCGAAGGTCAGTCAACTTGCAGG ATGAGACCTAATGATATTCCGGATTGGCCACCGATTTACCCTCAACCAACCACTGCACCGCCCAACACACCCCCAACTGCACCACCTACTTGTGCACCTGGCGTTATGGTCGCTTGGCCGGATAACCACGACTGCCGACGCTTCTACCTTTGTATCGAAGGCGATCTTTGGCACATGTGGTGTCAACCTGGAACACGCTTTGACTACATGACTCGTCGATGCGATCCTAATGCTATCTGCGTTCCAGGAGCAGTTGTAGGTCTCGAAGAAATATAG
- the LOC129804100 gene encoding possible lysine-specific histone demethylase 1 encodes MTTPGEMDCVTVISDDSDVEVTTLSEITITRIPAKPRPSLVQAEGADPGASSGAQAFEGREESDGRRMSRRKKAKVEYFGEGASGSAEAKTGAMGRVEAKSEQRTRGKRDRSVSPSKDSDSKDAPDDEPSFKDILTGLEGAAFQSRLPYEKMTSAEAACFPVIAKNGLIAQRVFLNIRNRLLQMWIENPKLQLTFEDALKNIESPFDSDPGLLKNIHAFLERHGFINFGIFKRLRPIPVKKLAKVIVIGAGISGLAAAQQLQQFGMDVIVLEARDRVGGRIATFRKNNYHADLGAMVVTGIWGNPITILSRQTGMEMVPIKQACPLYGAGGKPVPKHKDDMVEREFNRLLESTSYLSHQLDFNYAGNNPVSLGQALEWIIKLQEKHVKEKQVQHLNSVIGLQQKLIDNQNKISDLMDEMRMLKSKANFLQETKPQKTPENEQKYIECEFSARQAVREWNMVWKEIERLNVAQEDMEVKLKELEMNPPSDVYLSSKDRQILDWHFANLEFANATPLNNLSLKHWDQDDDFEFIGNHTTGKIH; translated from the exons ATGACGACTCCCGGAGAAATGGACTGTGTTACGGTGATCAGTGACGATTCGGACGTTGAAGTGACGACGCTCAGTGAAATAACAATCACTAGGATCCCGGCGAAACCCCGTCCGTCCCTTGTTCAGGCCGAGGGGGCTGATCCGGGGGCATCTTCTGGGGCTCAGGCATTCGAGGGACGTGAGGAGTCCGATGGGAGGCGCATGAGTCGCCGCAAGAAGGCCAAG GTTGAGTACTTTGGCGAGGGCGCTTCCGGGAGTGCTGAGGCAAAGACAGGGGCGATGGGAAGGGTTGAAGCAAAGTCTGAGCAGAGAACGCGCGGGAAGAGAGATCGTTCCGTGAGTCCGTCGAAGGATTCTGACAGCAAGGATGCTCCGGATGATGAGCCATCCTTCAAGGATATCTTGACTGGGCTCGAGGGAGCGGCTTTTCAGAGTCGATTGCCCTATGAGAAGATGACATCGGCCGAGGCGGCCTGTTTTCCCGTGATTGCAAAGAATGGACTGATTGCCCAGAGGGTTTTCCTGAACATCCGGAATCGCTTGCTGCAGATGTGGATTGAGAATCCAAAGCTGCAGTTGACATTTGAGGATGCGCTTAAGAATATCGAGAGCCCTTTTGATAGTGATCCGGGGCTGCTGAAGAACATCCATGCATTCCTGGAGCGTCATGGCTTTatcaattttggcatttttaagcGTCTGAGGCCGATTCCGGTGAAGAAATTGGCCAAGGTTATTGTTATCGGGGCTGGGATTTCGGGATTGGCTGCTGCACAGCAATTGCAGCAATTTGGGATGGATGTAATTGTCCTGGAGGCAAGAGATCGCGTCGGAGGGAGAATTGCGACATTCCGGAAGAATAACTATCACGCGGATTTGGGCGCGATGGTGGTCACGGGAATCTGGGGGAATCCCATTACCATTCTCAGCCGTCAGACGGGCATGGAGATGGTGCCCATTAAGCAGGCTTGTCCGCTGTATGGAGCTGGCGGGAAACCCGTTCCTAAGCACAAGGATGACATGGTTGAGAGGGAATTCAATCGTCTGCTGGAATCCACCAGCTACCTCTCCCATCAGCTGGACTTTAACTATGCCGGGAACAATCCAGTGTCCCTTGGTCAGGCTCTGGAGTGGATCATTAAGTTGCAGGAGAAACACGTGAAGGAGAAGCAAGTGCAGCATCTCAATTCCGTGATTGGTCTTCAGCAGAAGCTAATTGACAACCAGAATAAGATCAGTGACCTCATGGATGAGATGCGGATGCTCAAGTCCAAGGCGAACTTCCTGCAGGAGACAAAGCCCCAGAAGACGCCGGAAAATGAGCAGAAGTACATTGAGTGTGAATTTAGTGCCCGACAGGCTGTCAGGGAGTGGAATATGGTGTGGAAAGAGATTGAGCGTCTCAATGTGGCGCAGGAGGACATGGAAGTGAAGTTGAAAGAACTGGAGATGAATCCTCCAAGTGATGTGTATTTATCTTCAAAAGATCGTCAGATTCTCGATTGGCATTTTGCCAATTTGGAATTTGCCAATGCAACGCCCCTCAACAACCTCTCGCTGAAGCACTGGGATCAGGATGACGACTTCGAGTTCATTGGGAATCACACAACAG